The Vicia villosa cultivar HV-30 ecotype Madison, WI linkage group LG1, Vvil1.0, whole genome shotgun sequence genome includes a region encoding these proteins:
- the LOC131613684 gene encoding uncharacterized protein LOC131613684, translated as MEICAETTHSNGKQTLKHSKSAIEVKRSSENTYRYFHSNNVKQNLKQTSTFVNHAANAWHENRKKWVGDKSQNSPRTPKDPIISWSTSYEDLLSTSEPFAERIPLPEMVDFLVDIWLDEEGSFD; from the exons ATGGAGATTTGTGCTGAAACTACACATTCCAATGggaaacaaactttgaagcattcTAAATCTGCAATTGAAGTAAAAAGATCAAGCGAAAACACCTATAGATATTTTCATTCCAATAATGTGAAGCAAAATTTAAAGCAAACTTCCACTTTTGTCAATCATG CTGCAAATGCTTGGCATGAGAATAGAAAAAAGTGGGTTGGCGACAAGTCTCAGAATTCACCAAGAACACCTAAGGATCCAATTATTAG CTGGTCAACATCATATGAAGATCTGCTTTCTACTAGCGAACCTTTTGCGGAGCGCATACCATTGCCT GAGATGGTAGATTTCTTAGTTGATATTTGGCTTGATGAAGAAGGCTCCTTCGACTAA